In the Leifsonia sp. 466MF genome, one interval contains:
- a CDS encoding sensor histidine kinase, whose amino-acid sequence MSDPTLRDTELRSASRRLAAQFALTIVGLFVALGIVVYSVVAAGQAEAAKRALSDASMVDSVHDAPRDLLVTVVTPQGRQSSPDMPDGLPDEDAIEQVARTGNQVSGSVETDGQRYLTVTDVRNGKVVQVAYGLGEQQEELSRLVIALVVSGVIATIAAGGIGLILARRSIRPLADALALQRRFVADAGHELRTPLTLLSTRAQLLRRHVSAQSTGAPDEELRSGLDEIVDDSRALTEIVQDLLTAADPRQTAESEGVDLGDLAATVVRSAKATADERGLTIAVQSDPDAVVTGAPVSLRRMIVALMDNALDHAAADVRVSVSTSRDRVILTVEDDGPGFSAGVEDRAFERFATARDAQPDDDRGRHYGLGLALVAEVVNRHSGSVEAANRDKGGAVVTVRLPRRL is encoded by the coding sequence GTGAGCGACCCCACGCTGCGCGACACCGAACTCCGCTCCGCCTCCCGACGGCTCGCGGCCCAGTTCGCGCTGACCATCGTCGGCCTCTTCGTCGCGCTCGGCATCGTGGTCTACAGCGTCGTGGCTGCTGGCCAGGCCGAGGCCGCGAAACGGGCACTCTCCGATGCCTCCATGGTCGACTCGGTACACGACGCGCCCCGCGATCTGCTGGTCACGGTGGTGACACCTCAGGGCCGGCAGAGCTCCCCCGACATGCCGGACGGGCTCCCGGACGAGGACGCGATCGAGCAGGTGGCGCGCACCGGCAACCAGGTTTCCGGGTCGGTGGAGACCGACGGGCAGCGCTACCTCACCGTGACGGACGTGCGGAACGGCAAGGTCGTCCAGGTCGCCTACGGACTCGGCGAGCAGCAGGAGGAGCTGAGCCGGCTGGTGATCGCGCTGGTCGTCTCCGGGGTGATCGCGACCATCGCCGCGGGAGGCATCGGCCTCATCCTGGCCCGGCGATCCATCCGGCCCCTCGCGGACGCGCTCGCCCTGCAGCGACGTTTCGTCGCGGACGCCGGGCACGAGCTCCGCACCCCGCTCACCCTGCTCAGCACGCGCGCCCAGCTGCTGCGGCGCCATGTCTCAGCGCAGTCGACGGGGGCGCCGGACGAAGAACTGCGGTCAGGCCTGGACGAGATCGTCGACGACAGCCGGGCCCTCACCGAGATCGTGCAGGACCTCCTGACCGCCGCCGATCCGCGGCAGACGGCGGAGAGCGAGGGAGTCGACCTCGGCGACCTGGCCGCGACGGTCGTCCGTTCGGCGAAGGCAACGGCCGACGAGCGGGGTCTCACGATCGCCGTGCAGAGCGATCCGGACGCCGTCGTCACCGGCGCACCCGTGTCCCTTCGGCGGATGATCGTCGCCTTGATGGACAACGCCCTGGATCACGCCGCCGCCGATGTCCGGGTGAGCGTTTCCACCTCCCGCGACCGCGTCATCCTCACCGTGGAGGACGACGGCCCCGGGTTCTCGGCCGGCGTCGAGGACCGCGCGTTCGAGCGTTTCGCAACCGCCCGAGACGCTCAGCCCGACGACGACCGCGGCCGCCACTACGGCCTCGGCCTGGCCCTCGTCGCCGAGGTGGTGAACCGCCATAGCGGGTCGGTAGAGGCCGCCAACCGGGACAAAGGGGGCGCTGTCGTCACCGTGCGCCTCCCGCGTCGTCTGTGA
- a CDS encoding APC family permease → MSTTETRASSPTDAGLRRGVMSGPELAAQAIANIAPSAVIAFTAMSIFVGAGNGTIYSFVLATIVILCVGYCVVVFARKHASAGSLYTYVAKGLGPTGAYLAGVTLVIGCWGIAAGSLGGAVSYFNQFLVLLGVPAGGVGWYIGLAIVLGGLATLFTIRGIRLSARVSLVLELVSVTIITILLIAALVWAGPAAWDPAQVFAEGAPFQGIAAGMVLGILGFVGFSSADALGREAKNPYTAIPRAIMWSAVVVGVLYVFAAYTQIAVLHGDLATSASPLEDIAKLIGMPTWFGPILTFGVGASFFAVVVAPLNVVGRVIYVMGKEGVVPERFGRTHERHLTPHRVLLVAGPAAIVLDVILLAVGANPMDIVVWVDTYGTYGYMVAYALVAIACIAYTRRAGIPNTLVWVCAVVAVAAMAYVFFANVWPVPAFPLNVIPYLFLLTLVAAVAWFVHLRRRRPQVIQNIGNTETDALEGVG, encoded by the coding sequence ATGTCAACCACCGAAACCCGGGCGAGCAGCCCGACCGACGCCGGACTCCGGCGCGGAGTCATGAGCGGACCCGAGCTGGCGGCTCAGGCGATCGCGAACATCGCGCCGAGCGCCGTCATCGCGTTCACGGCGATGTCGATCTTCGTCGGCGCCGGCAACGGGACGATCTACTCGTTCGTGCTCGCCACCATCGTCATCCTCTGCGTCGGCTACTGCGTGGTCGTCTTCGCCCGCAAGCACGCGTCGGCGGGCTCGCTTTACACGTACGTGGCGAAGGGCCTCGGCCCCACCGGCGCGTACCTCGCGGGCGTCACCCTCGTCATCGGCTGCTGGGGCATCGCCGCCGGCTCGCTCGGCGGCGCGGTGTCGTACTTCAACCAGTTCCTTGTGCTCCTCGGCGTGCCCGCGGGCGGCGTCGGCTGGTACATCGGCCTCGCCATCGTGCTGGGCGGCCTTGCGACGCTGTTCACCATCCGCGGCATCCGGCTCTCGGCCCGGGTCTCGCTGGTGCTCGAACTCGTCTCGGTGACGATCATCACCATCCTGCTCATCGCCGCGCTCGTCTGGGCCGGACCCGCCGCGTGGGATCCGGCGCAGGTGTTCGCCGAGGGAGCCCCGTTCCAGGGCATCGCCGCCGGAATGGTGCTCGGCATCCTCGGGTTCGTCGGATTCTCGTCGGCCGACGCGCTCGGCCGCGAGGCCAAGAACCCGTACACCGCCATCCCCCGCGCCATCATGTGGAGCGCCGTCGTGGTCGGCGTCCTCTACGTCTTCGCCGCGTACACCCAGATCGCAGTGCTCCACGGCGACCTCGCGACGAGCGCCAGCCCGCTGGAGGACATCGCGAAGCTGATCGGGATGCCGACCTGGTTCGGCCCGATCCTCACGTTCGGCGTCGGCGCCTCGTTCTTCGCCGTCGTCGTCGCGCCGCTCAACGTCGTCGGTCGCGTCATCTACGTGATGGGCAAAGAGGGCGTCGTCCCGGAGCGGTTCGGCCGCACGCACGAACGCCACCTGACCCCGCACCGCGTGCTGCTGGTCGCCGGTCCCGCGGCCATCGTCCTCGACGTCATCCTGCTGGCTGTCGGCGCGAACCCGATGGACATCGTCGTCTGGGTCGACACGTACGGCACCTACGGCTACATGGTCGCGTACGCGCTCGTGGCGATCGCGTGCATCGCCTACACGCGCCGCGCGGGCATCCCGAACACGCTGGTCTGGGTGTGCGCCGTCGTCGCGGTCGCCGCGATGGCGTATGTGTTCTTCGCGAACGTCTGGCCGGTTCCGGCGTTCCCGCTCAACGTCATCCCGTACCTGTTCCTGCTGACTCTGGTCGCCGCGGTGGCCTGGTTCGTCCACCTGCGGAGGCGCCGGCCGCAGGTCATCCAGAACATCGGCAACACCGAGACGGACGCCCTGGAGGGTGTCGGCTAG
- a CDS encoding alcohol dehydrogenase catalytic domain-containing protein — protein MQAVIFTEPSEPIQFTEVDLAAPGPGEVRVRIAAAGVCHSDLHVKRGEWDAPAPLVMGHEGSGVVTELGEGVTSLAVGDHVVLSWVPPCGDCRYCRSGHEARCQKVATIVAPKGVLFDGTSRLSRDGETIHHYLGVSSFAEEVVVPASGAVKVRDDAPLDVIAVVGCAVATGVGAVLNTAAVEPGSTVAVIGCGGVGLNVVQGARLAGAERIVAIDVLPDKTQMALQFGATDRIDASRADAVEQLFELIPDGVDYAFDAIGRTSTTEQAIRMLGLGGAAVIVGLPPTGAKASFEPLVLAEADQRILGSNYGSVRPSIDIPALVDRYMDGQLLLDPLISGRRPLAEAAEAFDDLEAGSVLRTLLIP, from the coding sequence ATGCAGGCCGTCATCTTCACGGAACCGTCCGAGCCCATCCAGTTCACCGAGGTGGACCTCGCGGCACCCGGCCCGGGGGAGGTGCGCGTGCGTATCGCCGCGGCGGGCGTCTGCCACTCGGACCTGCACGTGAAGCGGGGAGAGTGGGATGCTCCGGCACCGCTCGTCATGGGACACGAGGGCTCCGGTGTGGTCACCGAGCTCGGGGAGGGCGTCACCTCGCTGGCCGTCGGCGATCATGTCGTCCTCAGCTGGGTGCCGCCGTGCGGCGACTGCCGGTACTGCCGCTCAGGGCACGAGGCGCGCTGCCAGAAGGTCGCCACCATCGTCGCGCCGAAGGGCGTGCTCTTCGACGGCACCTCCCGACTGTCGCGCGACGGTGAGACCATCCATCACTACCTGGGTGTCTCGTCGTTCGCCGAAGAGGTCGTCGTGCCCGCATCCGGCGCCGTGAAGGTGCGCGACGACGCACCCCTCGACGTGATCGCGGTCGTCGGCTGCGCAGTCGCGACCGGCGTCGGCGCCGTGCTCAACACCGCTGCGGTCGAGCCGGGCTCCACCGTCGCCGTGATCGGCTGCGGCGGCGTCGGCCTCAACGTGGTGCAGGGCGCGCGGCTGGCCGGGGCCGAGCGGATCGTCGCGATCGACGTGCTCCCGGACAAGACCCAGATGGCCCTGCAGTTCGGAGCGACCGACCGGATCGACGCCTCCCGAGCGGACGCGGTCGAGCAGCTCTTCGAACTCATCCCGGACGGCGTCGACTACGCGTTCGACGCGATCGGCCGCACCTCCACGACCGAGCAGGCGATCCGGATGCTCGGACTCGGCGGTGCCGCCGTCATCGTCGGCCTGCCGCCGACAGGCGCGAAGGCGTCGTTCGAACCGCTCGTGCTGGCGGAGGCCGACCAGCGCATCCTCGGTTCCAACTACGGCTCCGTGCGCCCGTCCATCGACATCCCCGCGCTGGTCGACCGCTACATGGACGGACAGCTGCTGCTCGACCCGCTGATCTCGGGCCGGCGACCCCTCGCGGAGGCGGCGGAGGCCTTCGACGATCTCGAGGCCGGCTCCGTGCTCCGCACCCTCCTCATCCCCTAG
- a CDS encoding PucR family transcriptional regulator, with protein sequence MSRDIASVARSVQGRLVEGRLDAGTRVDAVVGLDDFSVVGHPAFATLVVAPARAAVAALTAEDERTEALRHAVIVSHGADPALLRALDRTGTTAIVGTSASDALLAPSLTALLAVDQAAEDRAVTSAMKVLTLAARRGGVSGVVAELAHRIDGWAVLLDRHGQVITSAGAGGLHVQDAMAVALSRPVRVRHRSLQVHTVGSGEDLSARLVVSPRTESSSRARELGSQAAALLDLVLRTDDPTRTERLGRAVMIDALLAGGPPAASLLRKWGVHESSLTAFALTARSASVEVERLVSHWLDELGAAHIHTESHGLVTGFLRDDHVDAVATRVEAYSSAMFLGVGAPAPTDTLAGSAAEARHAVESARAEGRRVVRYRSIPTISLVLDRLDDDDAQRIARLLDPLRDAAGRHGELTETLRVFLAENGAWGAAAERLGVHRQTLTARIHRVESLLGLSLADADDRTAAWLALRALHA encoded by the coding sequence ATGAGCCGCGACATCGCTTCCGTCGCGCGTTCCGTTCAGGGTCGGCTGGTCGAAGGCCGCCTCGATGCCGGGACGCGCGTGGATGCGGTGGTCGGCCTCGACGACTTCTCGGTAGTCGGCCATCCCGCGTTCGCGACGCTCGTCGTGGCGCCCGCCCGAGCCGCTGTGGCCGCCCTGACCGCGGAGGACGAACGCACGGAGGCACTCCGGCACGCCGTCATCGTCAGCCACGGCGCCGACCCGGCTCTCCTGAGAGCGCTCGACCGGACGGGCACGACCGCGATCGTCGGTACCTCGGCCTCCGACGCGCTGCTCGCCCCCAGCCTCACCGCGCTCCTGGCCGTCGATCAGGCCGCCGAGGATCGTGCGGTCACCAGTGCGATGAAAGTGCTGACCCTGGCTGCCCGCCGCGGCGGTGTCTCCGGCGTCGTCGCCGAGCTGGCGCACCGCATCGACGGCTGGGCCGTGCTCCTCGATCGGCACGGCCAGGTCATCACGAGCGCAGGCGCCGGCGGCTTGCACGTGCAGGATGCGATGGCGGTCGCACTCTCCCGTCCCGTGCGCGTGCGCCACCGTTCGCTGCAGGTGCATACGGTCGGCTCCGGCGAAGACCTCTCGGCCCGGCTGGTCGTCAGCCCGCGGACCGAGTCGTCGAGCCGCGCTCGCGAACTCGGCTCGCAGGCGGCCGCCCTGCTCGACCTTGTGTTGCGGACGGACGACCCGACCCGCACCGAACGTCTCGGACGCGCGGTCATGATCGACGCGCTGCTGGCCGGTGGCCCTCCCGCCGCCTCCCTCCTGCGGAAGTGGGGTGTGCACGAGAGCTCGCTCACCGCATTCGCCCTGACCGCGCGGTCGGCATCCGTCGAAGTGGAGCGCCTCGTGTCGCACTGGCTCGACGAACTGGGCGCCGCCCACATCCATACCGAGAGTCACGGCCTGGTGACCGGGTTCCTCCGCGACGACCACGTGGATGCGGTGGCGACTCGCGTGGAGGCGTACTCGTCCGCGATGTTCCTCGGTGTGGGCGCGCCGGCGCCGACCGACACGCTGGCGGGGAGCGCGGCCGAGGCACGGCACGCGGTGGAGTCGGCACGGGCCGAGGGCCGGCGGGTTGTGCGCTACCGGTCCATCCCGACCATCTCGCTCGTCCTCGACCGGCTCGATGACGATGACGCCCAGCGCATCGCACGCCTGCTCGACCCGCTGCGGGATGCGGCGGGCCGGCACGGCGAGCTGACGGAGACGCTCCGCGTGTTCCTCGCCGAGAACGGCGCCTGGGGCGCCGCGGCTGAGCGGCTCGGCGTCCACCGTCAGACGCTCACCGCGCGCATCCACCGCGTCGAGAGCCTCCTGGGGCTCTCCCTGGCCGATGCGGACGACCGCACGGCGGCGTGGCTCGCCCTGCGCGCCCTGCACGCGTGA
- a CDS encoding RNA polymerase sigma factor — protein MSDLAEPHRAADAGEESVPTDLDLLRRLADGSKAALAALYDRYSRVVYAYTAARLEPREDVEEISQDVFVTLWRKRATITIAGESVLPWLLVTSRNLIANRRRSLQVVEKRRSDSPVDGSLADARPGPEELAERGQLLAYVESVVAALTEPDRTVFELCIRGDHSYEEAARQVGLSEGAVRNRLSRLRGRLRNELRTLRGMP, from the coding sequence ATGAGCGATTTGGCCGAGCCGCACCGTGCGGCGGATGCGGGGGAGGAGTCCGTTCCGACGGACCTCGACCTGCTGCGGCGACTCGCCGACGGCAGTAAGGCTGCGCTCGCCGCCCTCTACGACCGGTACAGCCGCGTCGTCTACGCCTACACCGCCGCGCGCCTCGAACCCCGCGAGGATGTGGAGGAGATCAGCCAGGACGTGTTCGTCACCCTCTGGCGAAAACGGGCGACCATCACCATCGCCGGCGAGTCGGTCCTTCCCTGGCTGCTCGTCACCAGCCGCAACCTGATCGCCAACCGCCGCCGCTCCCTCCAGGTGGTGGAGAAGCGCCGAAGCGACAGCCCCGTCGACGGATCACTCGCTGACGCCCGGCCGGGGCCGGAGGAGCTCGCCGAACGCGGCCAGCTGCTCGCCTACGTCGAATCCGTGGTCGCCGCGCTCACCGAGCCCGACCGCACCGTGTTCGAGCTGTGCATCCGAGGCGATCACAGCTATGAGGAGGCTGCCCGCCAGGTGGGCCTGAGCGAGGGCGCCGTCCGCAACCGCCTCTCCCGGCTCCGCGGGCGCCTCCGGAACGAACTCCGCACCCTCAGGGGGATGCCATGA